A single Amphiura filiformis chromosome 8, Afil_fr2py, whole genome shotgun sequence DNA region contains:
- the LOC140158624 gene encoding splicing factor 3B subunit 1-like isoform X1 — protein MAAISREDIARQIQQIQSQTTALRQDGNQQVANGGVNGATEAERIGFAERGHYDRELYDAAQTPRSKYEGYDLSIATNEADDDDDDYSSNTALMGRNTYTAPSSLFNETQEAGKDYEPFAEHRRPTIADREDPYRERRRLAIISPARHDPFADGGKTPDPTHQTYADILRGQNISKTEVNYRQQMQERVKKGELRVQQQPAKAVKRRRWDQMGGDTPSTPAGPGGEGATPKKAKGTSWDQAEANTPSISRWDETPGRTKGGETPGATPGQTPGAATPGHVTPGRATPGRAGATPTSHTPGATPSASTRVWEATPGHVTPGHVTPGHATPGHVTPGHATPGRATPGSRKNRWDETPRTERETPGHAGWAETPRTDRVGDAPHETPTPGGKRRSRWDETPAGSQTPMTPRTPATGGGTPLMTPSGKTPVGPSAMGMVTPSSTALRIMTPEQLQAWRWEKEIDERNRPWSDEELDAMFPEGYKVLQPPAGYVPIRTPARKLTATPTPMGGMGGVGGFHMQQEGSTVDPGLAQPPGNLPFLKPDDTQYFGKLLNDVDESTLSAEEAKERRIMKLLLKIKNGTPPMRKAALRQITDKAREMGAGPLFNQILPLLMSPTLEDQERHLLVKVIDRILYKLDDLVRPYVHKILVVIEPLLIDEDYYARVEGREIISNLAKAAGLATMISTMRPDIDNLDEYVRNTTARAFAVVASALGIPSLLPFLKAVCKSKKSWQARHTGIKIVQQIAILMGCAILPHLRNLVEIIEHGLVDDQQKVRTITALALAALAEAATPYGIESFDSVLKPLWKGIRQHRGKGLAAFLKAIGYLIPLMDPEYANYYTREVMLILIREFQSPDEEMKKIVLKVVKQCCATDGVEAQYIRDEVLPSFFKHFWQHRMALDRRNYRQLVDTTVELANKVGAAEIIGRVVDDLKDEAEQYRKMVMETIEKVMANLGSADIDSRLEEQLIDGILYAFQEQTTEDSVMLNGFGTVVNALSKRVKPYLPQICGTILWRLNNKAAKVRQQAADLISRIAVVMRTCQEEKLMGHLGVVLYEYLGEEYPEVLGSILGALKSIVNVIGMHKMTPPIKDLLPRLTPILKNRHEKVQENCIDLVGRIADRGAEYVSAREWMRICFELLELLKAHKKAIRRATVNTFGYIAKAIGPHDVLATLLNNLKVQERQNRVCTTVAIAIVAETCSPFTVLPALMNEYRVPELNVQNGVLKSLSFLFEYIGEMGKDYIYAVTPLLEDALMDRDLVHRQTACAAIKHMSLGVFGFGCEDALIHLLNFVWPNIFETSPHVIQAVMDAIEGLRVGIGPNKMMHYTLQGLFHPARKVRDVYWKIYNTLYIGAQDALVAGYPRVTNDEKNQYVRYELEYFL, from the exons ATGGCCGCGATATCTCGGGAAG ATATTGCACGGCAGATCCAGCAAATCCAATCACAGACCACAGCGCTCCGTCAGGATGGCAACCAACAGGTGGCCAATGGAGGTGTGAATGGAGCAACTGAGGCAGAGAGAATAGGCTTCGCGGAGAGAGGTCACTATGACAGAGAATTGTATGATGCAGCTCAGACACCACGTAGCAAATATGAAGGATATGATTTGTCCATTGCAACCAATGAAGCAGACGAT GATGATGATGACTATAGTAGTAATACAGCTTTGATGGGGAGAAACACCTACACAGCCCCATCATCACTGTTTAATGAGACGCAAGAAGCTGGAAAG GATTATGAGCCTTTTGCAGAGCATCGTCGTCCAACAATAGCTGATCGTGAAGATCCCTACAGAGAGAGGAGGAGGCTGGCCATCATTTCACCAGCTAGACATGATCCTTTTGCAGATG GTGGGAAGACGCCAGATCCAACACACCAGACTTATGCCGACATTTTGAGGGGACAGAATATAAGCAAAACAGAG GTCAATTACAGACAGCAGATGCAAGAGAGGGTCAAGAAGGGAGAACTTCGTGTCCAACAGCAACCGGCAAAAGCAG ttaagCGCAGAAGATGGGATCAGATGGGAGGGGACACACCCTCCACACCTGCTGGTCCAGGAGGTGAAGGAGCCACACCCAAGAAAGCCAAGGGCACCAGTTGGGATCAAGCGGAG GCAAACACGCCTTCAATTAGCCGTTGGGATGAAACACCAGGACGAACTAAAGGTGGTGAGACCCCTGGTGCCACACCTGGGCAAACACCAGGAGCAGCAACCCCTGGACATGTAACCCCTGGCCGTGCCACCCCTGGACGAGCAGGTGCCACACCTACCTCCCATACACCAGGAGCTACTCCCAGTGCCAGTACCAGAGTGTGGGAAGCCACACCAGGTCATGTGACTCCAGGTCATGTGACCCCTGGTCATGCTACACCAGGCCATGTGACCCCTGGTCATGCCACCCCAGGAAGAGCGACTCCAGGCTCAAGGAAAAACAGATGGGATGAAACACCAAGAACTGAGAGAG AAACACCTGGTCATGCTGGCTGGGCAGAAACTCCACGTACAGACCGTGTCGGGGATGCACCACACGAGACTCCAACACCAGGAGGCAAACGCAGATCCAGATGGGATGAGACACCAGCTGGTAGCCAGACACCCATGACCCCAAGGACACCAGCAACAGGAGGAGGAACACCTCTTATGACCCCTAGTGGGAAAACCCCAGTGGGACCTAGTGCTATGGGAATGGTCACACCTTCCTCAACTG CATTACGTATCATGACTCCAGAGCAGCTGCAAGCCTGGCGATGGGAGAAAGAGATAGATGAAAGGAACAGACCCTGGTCTGATGAGGAACTAGATGCTATGTTTCCAGAAGGATACAAG GTTTTACAGCCACCAGCAGGTTACGTTCCAATCCGTACCCCGGCCAGAAAGCTGACAGCCACCCCAACCCCGATGGGTGGTATGGGCGGCGTTGGAGGATTCCATATGCAACAAGAAGGCTCCACAGTAGATCCAGGACTAGCACAACCACCAGGCAACCTGCCATTCTTGAAGCCTGATGACACACAGTATTTTGGCAAACTATTG AATGATGTTGACGAGAGTACATTGAGTGCTGAAGAAGCCAAAGAAAGACGCATCATGAAACTACTGCTCAAAATCAAGAACGGCACACCACCTATGCGTAAGGCTGCCCTGCGACAGATCACAGACAAGGCACGCGAGATGGGCGCTGGGCCACTCTTCAACCAGATTCTGCCATTGCTTATGTCACCGACATTGGAAGATCAAGAGCGGCATCTGTTGGTGAAGGTTATTGATCGTATTCTGTACAAATTGGATGATCTTGTCAGACCCTATGTGCACAAG ATTCTTGTGGTCATTGAACCCCTCCTTATTGATGAAGATTACTACGCCCGTGTGGAAGGCCGTGAGATCATCTCCAACTTGGCCAAGGCTGCCGGTCTTGCCACCATGATCTCCACAATGCGTCCTGACATTGACAACTTGGACGAGTATGTGCGTAACACAACAGCCAGAGCTTTTGCGGTGGTTGCATCTGCTCTCGGTATCCCGTCTCTACTGCCTTTCTTGAAGGCTGTGTGTAAGAGTAAGAAATCTTGGCAGGCTAGGCATACTGGTATCAAGATTGTACAACAGATTGCCATCCTGATGGGATGTGCGATCTTACCTCATCTGAGAAACTTGGTGGAAATTATTGAACATG GTCTTGTTGATGACCAACAGAAAGTACGTACCATCACAGCTTTGGCTTTGGCTGCCCTGGCAGAAGCAGCTACACCATACGGTATTGAATCCTTTGATAGTGTACTGAAACCATTGTGGAAAGGTATCAGGCAACATAGAGGAAAG GGTCTTGCTGCCTTCTTGAAAGCCATTGGTTATCTCATTCCATTGATGGATCCTGAGTATGCTAACTATTATACCAGGGAAGTGATGTTGATTCTAATCCGTGAGTTCCAGTCTCCTGATGAGGAAATGAAGAAGATCGTCTTGAAG GTGGTGAAGCAGTGTTGTGCCACTGATGGTGTGGAAGCTCAATACATCCGTGATGAGGTGTTACCGTCATTCTTCAAACATTTCTGGCAACATCGTATGGCCTTGGATAGGAGAAATTACAGACAG TTGGTAGACACCACAGTAGAACTAGCCAACAAAGTGGGAGCAGCTGAAATCATTGGACGTGTTGTAGACGACCTGAAAGATGAGGCTGAGCAGTATCGTAAAATGGTGATGGAGACCATCGAGAAAGTCATGGCAAACCTTGGCTCGGCCGACATAGATTCACGTCTAGAGGAACAGCTTATTGATGGTATCTTGTATGCCTTCCAGGAGCAGACCACAGAG GACTCTGTGATGTTGAATGGTTTTGGTACAGTTGTGAATGCCCTGAGTAAACGAGTGAAGCCATACTTGCCACAGATCTGTGGTACCATTCTATGGCGTCTCAACAACAAAGCAGCCAAAGTAAGACAGCAGGCAGCAGATCTTATCTCCAGAATCGCTGTGGTTATGAGAACGTGTCAAGAG GAGAAACTTATGGGTCATTTAGGTGTAGTGTTATACGAGTACCTGGGAGAAGAATACCCTGAAGTATTGGGCAGCATCCTGGGTGCTCTCAAGTCAATTGTCAATGTTATTGGTATGCATAAGATGACTCCGCCCATCAAAGATCTCTTACCAAGGCTAACACCCATCTTGAAAAACAG aCATGAGAAAGTGCAAGAGAACTGCATAGATTTAGTTGGTCGTATTGCAGACAGGGGAGCCGAGTATGTATCAGCCAGAGAATGGATGAGAATATGTTTTGAATTACTAGAACTACTTAAAGCACACAAGAAAGCTATCAGAAGAGCTACTGTCAACACATTTGGTTACATTGCCAAAGCTATCGG TCCACATGATGTACTCGCCACACTCCTCAACAACCTCAAAGTCCAAGAAAGACAGAATCGTGTATGTACCACAGTAGCTATTGCCATTGTGGCAGAGACTTGTTCACCTTTCACCGTACTACCGGCATTGATGAATGAGTATAGAGTTCCAGAACTGAATGTTCAGAATGGCGTACTGAAATCGTTATCGTTCTTGTTTGAGTACATTGGTGAGATGGGTAAAGATTATATTTATGCCGTCACCCCTCTACTGGAAGATGCATTGATGGACAG